Proteins encoded in a region of the Labrus bergylta chromosome 9, fLabBer1.1, whole genome shotgun sequence genome:
- the cetn2 gene encoding uncharacterized protein cetn2, with the protein MATIAKRPSLQGPVPPPRKKTTPKPELTEEQKQEIREAFELFDTDGSGFIDVKELKVAMRALGFEPKKEEIKKMIGEVDKDGTGKISFADFLSVMTQKMAEKDSKEEILKAFRLFDDDETGRISFKNLKRVAKELGENLTDEELQEMIEEADRDGDGEVNQQEFLRIMKKTCLY; encoded by the exons ATG GCGACCATTGCCAAGAGACCATCCCTACAGGGTCCTGTACCACCTCCTCGCAAGAAGACGACCCCCAAACCAGAGCTGACCGAGGAGCAGAAGCAGGAGATCAGGGAggcctttgagctgtttgacacAGATGGGTCCGGATTCATCGATGTCAAGGAGCTCAAG GTTGCAATGAGAGCTTTGGGGTTTGAACCAAAGAAAGAGGAGATCAAGAAGATGATTGGTGAAGTGGATAAGGACGGCACAGGGAAAATATCCTTTGCCGACTTTCTCTCTGTCATGACACAGAAAATG GCTGAGAAGGACTCCAAAGAGGAGATCCTGAAAGCTTTCCGCCTCTTTGATGATGACGAGACCGGCAGGATCTCATTCAAGAATTTGAAAAGAGTAGCCAAGGAGTTGGGAGAGAACCTCACAGATGAAGAGCTGCAG gaaATGATCGAGGAGGCAGACAGGGATGGTGATGGAGAAGTGAACCAGCAGGAGTTCCTGCGCATCATGAAGAAAACCTGCCTGTACTGA